From Desulfobacteraceae bacterium, one genomic window encodes:
- a CDS encoding amino acid ABC transporter ATP-binding protein: MIRIENLHKRFGDLEVIRGIDLHVKPGEVVCIIGPSGSGKSTVLRCINRLEEITAGRIVVDDSDITDPKTNINQVRAEAGMVFQQFNLFPHMTVLQNVTLGPVKVRRMNRAAADTLGRELLAKVGLAQKAGNYPDQLSGGQKQRVAIARSLALQPKVMLFDEPTSALDPELVGEVLEVMKQLAAEGMTMVVVTHEMGFAREVADRVIFIDHGVIQEEGPPQSLFSNPQNPRLKDFLGKVVANL, from the coding sequence ATGATCAGAATCGAGAACCTGCACAAGCGTTTCGGTGACCTCGAGGTCATCCGGGGCATCGACCTGCACGTCAAGCCGGGCGAGGTGGTCTGCATTATCGGCCCCTCTGGATCGGGTAAATCCACCGTCCTGCGCTGCATCAACCGCCTGGAGGAGATCACCGCGGGACGGATCGTCGTCGACGACAGCGACATCACCGACCCCAAGACCAACATCAACCAGGTGCGTGCCGAGGCCGGCATGGTCTTCCAGCAGTTCAACCTCTTCCCCCACATGACGGTGCTGCAGAACGTGACCCTGGGGCCCGTCAAGGTCCGCCGCATGAACCGGGCCGCGGCCGACACGCTCGGTCGGGAACTGTTGGCCAAAGTCGGCCTGGCGCAGAAAGCCGGCAACTACCCGGACCAGCTTTCCGGCGGCCAAAAGCAGCGCGTGGCCATCGCCCGCTCGCTGGCGTTGCAGCCCAAGGTCATGCTGTTTGACGAACCGACCTCGGCGCTGGACCCCGAGCTGGTCGGGGAGGTCCTGGAGGTCATGAAGCAGCTTGCCGCCGAAGGCATGACCATGGTGGTGGTGACCCACGAGATGGGGTTCGCCCGGGAGGTCGCCGACCGGGTGATTTTCATCGACCACGGCGTCATCCAGGAGGAGGGGCCGCCCCAAAGCCTTTTCTCCAACCCCCAAAACCCCCGCCTGAAGGATTTTCTCGGCAAGGTGGTCGCCAATCTTTGA
- a CDS encoding RidA family protein, whose amino-acid sequence MTKEIVSTDQAPRAIGPYSQAVKACKLVFLSGQIPLDPASGELVAGTIEDQTARVMENLKAVLAACQLSLADIVKTTIFLTDMADFAKVNAVYGSYFSQQPPARSTVQVAALPKGARVEIEAVASQD is encoded by the coding sequence ATGACCAAAGAGATCGTTTCCACCGACCAGGCACCCCGGGCCATCGGGCCCTATTCCCAGGCCGTGAAAGCCTGCAAACTGGTGTTTCTCTCCGGACAGATCCCCCTCGACCCGGCCAGCGGCGAGCTGGTGGCGGGAACCATCGAAGATCAGACCGCGCGGGTGATGGAAAACCTCAAAGCCGTCCTGGCCGCCTGCCAGCTGAGCCTCGCGGATATCGTCAAGACCACTATCTTCCTGACCGACATGGCGGATTTCGCCAAAGTCAACGCGGTTTACGGCAGCTATTTCAGCCAGCAGCCGCCGGCGCGCAGCACCGTCCAGGTGGCGGCCCTGCCCAAGGGCGCGCGGGTGGAAATCGAGGCCGTCGCCAGCCAGGACTAG
- the glnH gene encoding glutamine ABC transporter substrate-binding protein GlnH: MKRISIALIAAVCMAALTGPALAEKITVATDTNFPPFEFKDKSGQHTGFDVELWDAIAKVIGLEYELQPMDFNGIIPGLQTNQLDVGIAGMTIKPERAEVVDFSDPYYDAGLLILVRSDTTEINAIEDLAGKVVSTKLGTTSEDFAKKNAAAKEVKLFPNNDAMFLELMSGGADAVIFDSPVIAEFMRTAGQGQVKVVGPLYMGQSYGIAFPKGSELVPKVNAALKQLREDGTYNALYRKWFNTDPK; encoded by the coding sequence ATGAAACGCATTTCCATTGCTCTGATTGCCGCGGTCTGCATGGCCGCCCTGACCGGCCCGGCTCTCGCGGAAAAAATCACCGTGGCCACCGATACCAACTTTCCGCCGTTCGAGTTCAAGGACAAATCCGGCCAGCACACCGGTTTCGACGTCGAACTCTGGGATGCCATCGCCAAGGTCATCGGCCTGGAATACGAGCTGCAGCCGATGGATTTCAACGGCATCATCCCGGGGTTGCAGACCAACCAGCTGGATGTCGGGATCGCCGGCATGACCATCAAGCCCGAACGCGCTGAAGTGGTGGATTTTTCGGACCCTTACTATGACGCCGGCCTGCTGATTCTGGTCAGAAGCGACACCACCGAAATCAACGCCATCGAAGACCTCGCGGGCAAGGTGGTGTCCACCAAACTGGGCACCACCAGCGAAGACTTTGCCAAGAAAAACGCCGCCGCCAAGGAGGTCAAACTCTTCCCCAACAACGATGCCATGTTTCTGGAGCTGATGAGCGGCGGGGCGGATGCCGTGATTTTCGACTCCCCGGTGATCGCCGAATTCATGCGCACCGCCGGTCAGGGGCAGGTCAAGGTGGTGGGGCCGCTTTACATGGGGCAGTCCTACGGCATCGCCTTTCCCAAGGGCAGCGAGCTGGTGCCCAAGGTCAACGCCGCGTTGAAGCAGCTGCGCGAAGACGGCACTTACAACGCGCTCTACCGCAAGTGGTTTAACACCGACCCGAAATAA
- a CDS encoding amino acid ABC transporter permease, which produces MGFKFQWNVVLETFPLLLSGVKLTVIITICGLLFGFMLGAAVGLMKLSRSLPVRKLAGTYVEAIRGTPLIVQVMFLYFGVPMAVGMRIRPMTAGIIAIAVNSGAYIAEIVRGAVQSIDPGQIEAGRSIGLTRTQTMRYIIWPQAFRRMIPPLGNQFIISLKDTSLLVVIGVAELTRVGQEIIAVNFRAFEVWLTVGVVYLMMTLTIARLLRLAEDRLARRGQR; this is translated from the coding sequence ATGGGCTTCAAATTTCAGTGGAACGTGGTGCTGGAGACCTTTCCGCTGCTGCTCTCCGGGGTCAAGCTGACGGTCATCATCACCATCTGCGGGCTGCTGTTCGGGTTTATGCTGGGGGCGGCCGTCGGGTTGATGAAGCTTTCCCGCAGTCTGCCGGTGCGCAAGCTCGCCGGGACTTACGTCGAGGCCATCCGCGGCACGCCGTTGATCGTGCAGGTCATGTTTCTCTATTTCGGCGTGCCCATGGCGGTGGGAATGCGCATCCGCCCGATGACCGCCGGGATCATCGCCATCGCGGTCAACTCGGGGGCCTACATCGCCGAGATCGTGCGCGGCGCGGTGCAGTCCATCGACCCGGGGCAGATCGAGGCCGGCCGCTCCATCGGCCTGACCCGCACCCAGACCATGCGCTACATCATCTGGCCCCAGGCCTTCCGGCGCATGATCCCGCCGCTGGGCAACCAGTTCATCATCAGTCTCAAGGATACCTCGCTTTTGGTGGTGATCGGCGTGGCCGAACTCACCCGGGTGGGGCAGGAAATCATCGCGGTCAACTTCCGGGCCTTCGAGGTCTGGCTCACGGTGGGGGTCGTCTACCTGATGATGACCTTGACCATCGCCCGCCTGCTGCGCTTGGCCGAGGACCGGCTTGCGCGCCGCGGCCAACGTTGA